The genomic interval CGGAGCTAGCCAGCCTAGACCCCCTGCAGctagccagctagctagctagctacagttGTCGTTGTTGTACGGTGTGccatggcgccggcggccggggacGACGCGGTGGTGCCGCGAAAGGGAGCTGGAGGTGgggggacgacgacgccgccgccgccgccaccggcgcagcagcagcagcagcagccgctcccgccgccgccgccgcaggagcaGGGGTTGCGGTGCCCGCGGTGCGACTCGCCGAACACCAAGTTCTGCTACTACAACAACTACAGCCTCAGCCAGCCGCGCCACTTCTGCAAGACGTGCCGGAGGTACTGGACCAAGGGCGGCGCGCTCCGCAACGTcccagtcggcggcggctgccgcaaGAACAAGCGATCccgctccgcggcggcggcatcgcgcCTCTCGCTCAACCTGCCGACGGTGGAGGGTATCGGCGGTGCAGCGGCCGACCccgctgcggcggctgctgccaGGCTGGGGTTTCTTGGCGGTGGAACGACGATGATgatgtcgtcgtcgacgtcgccgctcggtggcgccgccgcctcggtggCCGACTTCCAGCAGGGCGGTGCCGTCGggatgctgccgctgccgcggctccaatcccccgccggcggcggcgtcgggcatCATCAGTACGTGCCGTTCGGGGAGTGGCCCTCGGGGGACATTGCCGGCGGCAACGCggtgaacggcggcggcggccacggcgcggtGAGCAGCACCATCGCGTCGTCCATCGAGTCGCTCAGCTTCATCAACCAGGACCTGCACTggaagctgcagcagcagaggcTCGCCACCATGTTCCTCGGCCCGCcgggctccgcctccgccgccgccgccgccgcccaggccaacgacggtggcggcaacgGCG from Oryza glaberrima chromosome 3, OglaRS2, whole genome shotgun sequence carries:
- the LOC127768348 gene encoding dof zinc finger protein DOF5.7-like, which gives rise to MAPAAGDDAVVPRKGAGGGGTTTPPPPPPAQQQQQQPLPPPPPQEQGLRCPRCDSPNTKFCYYNNYSLSQPRHFCKTCRRYWTKGGALRNVPVGGGCRKNKRSRSAAAASRLSLNLPTVEGIGGAAADPAAAAAARLGFLGGGTTMMMSSSTSPLGGAAASVADFQQGGAVGMLPLPRLQSPAGGGVGHHQYVPFGEWPSGDIAGGNAVNGGGGHGAVSSTIASSIESLSFINQDLHWKLQQQRLATMFLGPPGSASAAAAAAQANDGGGNGAQATASGHAAGGGGGAFMHMAGSVPSMEAAMPSATSWFMDSCSYGLPSPPPPATAAVAATTSSNLNSGGRSSGGGGGDDNATSNCGSAIPAWGDISTFAMLP